A region from the uncultured Holophaga sp. genome encodes:
- the pssA gene encoding CDP-diacylglycerol--serine O-phosphatidyltransferase, with protein MKQRLSIEERRERRRRVVHRSKFALPSAITLISVLCGFSSVVMSMNAAGDHPSWYFRWAAALLVVAGIFDGLDGRVARATNTSTEFGVQLDSLADVLSFGMAPAILAYRFGFFALGMQDHQLRAIGWAASFFFLACGALRLARFNVQVGHTDSRFFVGMPIPSGAACVASVILFWPHTPATALHAYLFAAELFFVGLLMVSTLRFPSFKKRSHHPRAGMWMMVAFLVLLCLLVIFQERFFAPFFGVYILLGLLLNLAWLAGWRGIPLPAERTHHHESPAETIH; from the coding sequence ATGAAACAACGCCTCAGCATCGAGGAGCGGAGAGAGCGGCGCCGCAGGGTCGTCCATCGCTCGAAGTTTGCCCTGCCCTCGGCCATCACCCTGATCTCAGTCCTTTGCGGCTTCTCCAGCGTGGTGATGTCCATGAATGCTGCCGGAGACCACCCCAGCTGGTATTTCCGATGGGCGGCGGCCCTGCTCGTGGTGGCCGGCATCTTCGACGGCCTGGACGGACGGGTGGCCCGTGCCACCAACACATCCACCGAATTCGGCGTCCAGCTGGACTCCCTGGCCGATGTCCTCAGCTTCGGCATGGCCCCCGCCATCCTGGCCTACCGCTTCGGTTTCTTCGCCCTGGGCATGCAGGACCATCAGCTCCGGGCCATCGGATGGGCCGCCTCCTTCTTCTTCCTGGCCTGTGGTGCGCTCCGTCTGGCCCGCTTCAATGTGCAGGTGGGCCACACCGACTCCCGCTTCTTCGTGGGCATGCCCATCCCCTCAGGGGCCGCCTGCGTCGCCTCGGTGATCCTCTTCTGGCCCCACACCCCCGCCACAGCCCTCCACGCCTATCTCTTTGCGGCCGAGCTCTTCTTCGTGGGGCTCCTGATGGTCTCCACCCTCCGCTTCCCCAGCTTCAAGAAACGGTCCCATCACCCCCGGGCCGGCATGTGGATGATGGTCGCCTTCCTGGTCCTGCTCTGTCTGCTGGTGATCTTCCAGGAGCGCTTCTTCGCACCTTTCTTCGGGGTCTACATCCTCCTCGGACTGCTCCTGAACCTCGCTTGGCTGGCAGGCTGGCGGGGCATCCCGCTGCCCGCCGAACGGACCCACCACCACGAGAGTCCCGCCGAGACCATCCACTGA
- a CDS encoding YtxH domain-containing protein has protein sequence MSDERGSIGTSLVLFLAGAAVGAAVVALLTPKSGPELRADLRDMGGKVKDKLAHIKECCCPGEGKDTQGGEVS, from the coding sequence ATGAGTGACGAGCGCGGATCCATCGGGACATCGCTGGTGCTGTTCCTGGCCGGAGCGGCTGTGGGGGCTGCCGTGGTGGCCCTGCTCACCCCCAAGAGTGGTCCAGAATTGAGGGCCGATCTTCGGGACATGGGCGGGAAGGTCAAGGACAAGCTGGCTCACATCAAGGAGTGCTGCTGCCCCGGAGAGGGGAAGGATACTCAGGGTGGGGAGGTCTCCTGA
- the infC gene encoding translation initiation factor IF-3, which translates to MRANETRINDGIRASEVRVIDEDGTQLGVMTPLEAVRIAEGKGLDLVEVSPTANPPVCRIMDYGKYRFMESKREHAARAKQKTIIVKEVKFRPRTDDHDFEFKLKHILRFLEDGDKVKVVVMFRGREVVHRDIGYRIIEDVLARVADKCIVEKSAGIDGRDMHAIIAPRPVAPEPKKVKAAKPETALDPKQA; encoded by the coding sequence ATTCGAGCCAATGAGACGCGTATCAACGATGGCATTCGGGCTTCCGAAGTACGGGTCATCGACGAAGACGGCACCCAGCTGGGGGTTATGACCCCCTTGGAGGCGGTCAGGATCGCCGAAGGCAAAGGCTTGGATCTCGTGGAGGTATCTCCCACGGCCAACCCCCCCGTTTGCAGGATCATGGACTATGGCAAGTACCGGTTCATGGAATCCAAGCGCGAACACGCAGCCCGTGCCAAACAGAAGACCATTATCGTCAAGGAGGTGAAGTTCCGCCCCCGTACCGACGATCACGACTTCGAGTTCAAGCTCAAGCACATCCTCCGATTCCTGGAGGATGGCGACAAGGTGAAGGTGGTGGTGATGTTCCGCGGCCGTGAGGTCGTCCACCGGGATATCGGCTACCGCATCATCGAAGATGTCCTGGCCCGGGTGGCCGACAAGTGCATTGTCGAGAAGTCCGCCGGCATCGATGGCCGTGACATGCACGCCATCATCGCCCCCCGCCCCGTAGCTCCCGAACCCAAGAAGGTCAAGGCCGCCAAGCCGGAAACCGCCTTGGATCCCAAACAAGCATAG
- the rplT gene encoding 50S ribosomal protein L20 produces the protein MTRVKRGFKRVQRRKRMLKFAKGFYGAKSRLYRSAKEAVEKALQYSYRDRKVRKRDFRRLWIVRIGAACEMNGTSYSKFMGGLKKANVTLDRKVLADLAVRNPEAFTQLVAVAKG, from the coding sequence ATGACACGAGTCAAGCGTGGTTTTAAGCGGGTTCAGCGTCGCAAGCGGATGCTGAAGTTCGCCAAGGGCTTCTATGGTGCCAAGTCCCGGCTCTATCGCTCTGCGAAGGAAGCCGTCGAGAAGGCCCTGCAGTATTCCTACCGTGACCGGAAGGTGCGCAAGCGCGACTTCCGTCGCCTTTGGATCGTCCGTATCGGTGCCGCCTGCGAGATGAACGGCACCAGCTACTCCAAGTTCATGGGCGGGCTGAAGAAGGCCAATGTCACCCTCGACCGCAAGGTCCTGGCTGATCTGGCCGTCCGCAATCCCGAGGCCTTTACCCAGCTCGTGGCCGTGGCCAAGGGCTGA
- the rpmI gene encoding 50S ribosomal protein L35: MPKLKTHKGAAKRFKKTGSGLFKRGCSHQRHILTKKSSKRKRQLDLGGMVDKSDLGRVRAMLPYA, from the coding sequence ATGCCCAAGCTCAAAACCCACAAGGGTGCGGCCAAGCGTTTCAAGAAGACCGGCTCCGGCCTCTTCAAGCGCGGCTGCTCCCACCAGCGCCACATCCTCACCAAGAAGTCCTCCAAGCGCAAGCGTCAGCTTGATCTGGGCGGCATGGTGGACAAGTCCGATCTCGGACGCGTCCGCGCCATGCTTCCCTACGCCTGA
- the mnmG gene encoding tRNA uridine-5-carboxymethylaminomethyl(34) synthesis enzyme MnmG, with protein MQLVVIGGGHAGIEAAQIAARMGVSTTLLTLNLDQIGQMSCNPSIGGVGKGHMVRELDVLGGAMGRLTDATGIHFRMLNASRGVAVRGPRAQADRVKYRNAARHLLEHTPNLHLRQGMAAGLRWAEGTRGLEGVELLDGSFLPCRAVVITAGTFLNGFVLLGDRRIPSGRAGEPPSTHLADQLAALGLRHRRLKTGTSPRIARGSIDFSRLEAQPGDRPPRPFSFFSESIPQPQVDCHIVHTTAGTERVIRENLKRSSMYGGHIEGVGPRYCPSIEDKFVKFPDKGSHQIFVEPDSLETDEIYLAGLSTSMPVDVQFQMVRSLPGFEGAEILRPGYAIEYDSFDPLQLNRDLRMEGLEGVWFAGQVNGTTGYEEAAGQGVLAGINAARWLQGLDPVLLGRDRAYIGVMVDDLVTKGIDEPYRMLTARAEHRLGLACDLADERLLAVAREVGALTSRELALIEGKLTRRARLRSGCEAVWVAPSNPFGALAREAGLNLTAGMSLMELFKRQQITAELADRALSMVEGWEGRGPGWEPEWERDWLLFEARYSGIRERETRVLGAQRAWDHIRIPVDFRVEHLPGFSREVKEKLLKHRPETLGQAARIPGITPAAVTLLHLLIDRAGSE; from the coding sequence ATGCAGCTTGTGGTCATCGGGGGCGGTCACGCCGGGATTGAGGCTGCGCAGATCGCCGCCCGGATGGGTGTGTCCACCACCCTCCTCACCCTGAATCTGGACCAGATCGGACAGATGAGCTGCAATCCCTCGATCGGTGGCGTGGGCAAGGGGCACATGGTCCGGGAGCTGGATGTGCTCGGTGGGGCCATGGGGCGCCTGACCGACGCAACGGGTATCCACTTCCGGATGCTCAATGCCAGTCGCGGAGTGGCGGTGCGGGGGCCGCGGGCCCAGGCAGACCGTGTGAAATACCGGAACGCTGCCCGCCATCTGCTGGAGCACACCCCCAACCTGCACCTGCGCCAAGGCATGGCGGCAGGTCTTCGGTGGGCTGAAGGCACCCGGGGTCTGGAGGGGGTGGAACTCCTGGATGGCTCTTTCCTGCCCTGCCGGGCCGTGGTGATCACTGCGGGCACCTTTCTCAACGGCTTCGTCCTCCTGGGGGATCGAAGGATCCCCTCGGGGCGCGCAGGGGAGCCTCCCTCCACCCATCTGGCTGATCAGTTGGCCGCTCTGGGCTTGCGGCATCGCCGCCTGAAGACCGGCACCAGCCCTCGGATCGCCCGGGGAAGCATCGACTTCTCCAGGCTGGAGGCGCAGCCCGGGGACCGTCCCCCCCGGCCCTTCAGCTTTTTCAGCGAGTCCATCCCCCAACCCCAGGTTGACTGCCACATCGTCCACACCACGGCCGGGACCGAGCGGGTGATCCGGGAGAATCTGAAGCGCTCGTCCATGTACGGGGGGCACATCGAGGGAGTGGGGCCCCGCTATTGCCCCTCCATCGAGGACAAGTTCGTCAAGTTTCCGGACAAGGGCAGCCATCAGATCTTCGTGGAACCGGACTCCCTTGAGACCGATGAGATCTACCTTGCCGGGCTCTCGACCTCCATGCCGGTGGATGTGCAGTTCCAGATGGTCAGGAGCCTGCCGGGCTTCGAGGGGGCCGAAATCCTCAGGCCAGGCTACGCCATCGAATACGACAGCTTCGATCCCCTCCAGCTGAATAGGGACCTCCGGATGGAGGGGCTCGAGGGGGTGTGGTTCGCAGGTCAGGTCAACGGCACCACGGGCTATGAGGAAGCCGCCGGGCAGGGAGTCCTGGCCGGCATCAACGCTGCAAGGTGGCTTCAGGGCCTGGACCCGGTGCTTCTTGGGCGGGACAGGGCCTATATCGGGGTGATGGTGGATGACCTTGTCACCAAGGGCATCGACGAGCCCTACCGGATGCTCACCGCGCGTGCCGAGCACCGGCTGGGCCTGGCCTGCGACCTGGCGGACGAGCGACTCCTGGCAGTGGCGCGCGAGGTGGGGGCTCTCACCTCGCGGGAGCTGGCCTTGATTGAAGGGAAGCTGACGCGGCGGGCCAGGCTCCGAAGCGGATGCGAAGCCGTCTGGGTGGCACCCTCCAATCCCTTCGGAGCCTTGGCCAGGGAGGCTGGGCTCAACTTGACGGCTGGCATGAGCCTCATGGAGCTCTTCAAGCGGCAGCAGATCACGGCGGAGTTGGCGGACCGGGCTCTGAGCATGGTCGAAGGGTGGGAGGGGCGGGGGCCCGGCTGGGAACCGGAGTGGGAGCGGGACTGGTTGCTTTTCGAGGCGCGCTATTCGGGGATCCGGGAGCGGGAGACCCGGGTTCTGGGCGCCCAGCGGGCCTGGGACCACATCCGGATTCCTGTGGACTTCCGTGTCGAGCATCTGCCCGGCTTCAGCCGGGAGGTGAAGGAGAAACTCCTGAAGCACCGCCCGGAGACCCTGGGGCAGGCGGCCCGGATTCCCGGGATCACCCCGGCGGCTGTGACCTTGCTCCACCTCCTGATCGACCGCGCAGGGTCAGAGTGA
- the pheS gene encoding phenylalanine--tRNA ligase subunit alpha — translation MATSLLPPDLCEAEQGFPSALEACRDLDALMRLKGAYTGREGSHAARMMELLKAAPKDQKRELGASINALKSQWEEAIKARQLALEEARKSQAALAQSWDPELPPPVPAKGAKHPLNRLMDRMVEVFRPLGYHVEEGPEIETEGHNFDGLNIPEDHPARGSADTFYLKAHDELLLRTHTSPVQVRVLKRLAPQIEAKGGIRFLAPGRVYRKDEIDPTHSPMFHQVEGLLVGKGIGMHHLKGTLSYAMKALFGPQAEVRFRPSYFPFTEPSCEVDVRCPLCGGDGCRVCKGSGWVELLGAGLVHPNVLKYAGIDPEVWSGFAFGIGVERTAMMVSQTPDLRLFFENDTRFLAAMGGLD, via the coding sequence ATGGCAACGAGTCTTCTGCCCCCGGACCTGTGCGAGGCCGAACAGGGCTTCCCTTCAGCCCTGGAGGCCTGCCGGGACCTGGATGCCCTCATGCGGCTCAAGGGCGCCTACACCGGTCGGGAGGGCAGCCATGCCGCCCGGATGATGGAGCTGCTCAAGGCGGCTCCCAAGGATCAGAAGCGTGAGCTGGGGGCCTCCATCAATGCTCTCAAGTCCCAGTGGGAGGAGGCCATCAAGGCTCGTCAGTTGGCGCTCGAGGAGGCGCGGAAGTCCCAGGCTGCTCTGGCCCAGTCCTGGGATCCCGAGCTGCCGCCGCCGGTGCCAGCCAAAGGGGCCAAGCATCCCCTCAACCGTCTCATGGACCGTATGGTGGAGGTCTTCCGTCCCCTGGGCTACCACGTGGAGGAAGGCCCCGAAATTGAGACGGAGGGGCACAACTTCGACGGTCTCAACATCCCTGAGGATCACCCTGCCCGAGGCAGTGCGGATACCTTCTATCTGAAGGCCCATGACGAGCTCCTGCTTCGCACCCACACCAGCCCTGTGCAGGTGCGTGTGCTGAAGCGGCTGGCGCCCCAGATCGAGGCCAAGGGGGGCATCCGCTTCCTGGCTCCCGGCCGGGTCTACCGTAAGGATGAGATCGATCCCACCCACAGCCCCATGTTCCACCAGGTGGAAGGCCTGTTGGTGGGCAAGGGCATCGGTATGCACCACCTGAAGGGCACCCTCAGCTACGCCATGAAGGCCCTCTTCGGGCCCCAGGCCGAGGTGCGTTTCCGGCCCAGCTACTTCCCCTTCACGGAGCCCAGCTGCGAGGTGGATGTCCGCTGCCCGCTCTGTGGCGGCGACGGGTGCCGGGTCTGCAAGGGCTCCGGCTGGGTCGAGCTTCTCGGTGCGGGCTTGGTCCACCCCAATGTGCTGAAGTATGCGGGCATCGACCCCGAGGTCTGGAGCGGTTTCGCCTTCGGCATCGGCGTGGAGCGCACCGCCATGATGGTGAGCCAGACCCCTGACCTGAGGCTCTTCTTCGAGAATGACACCCGCTTCCTGGCGGCCATGGGAGGACTGGACTGA
- the galU gene encoding UTP--glucose-1-phosphate uridylyltransferase GalU, which produces MKPIRKAVIPVAGLGTRFLPATKAQPKEMLPLVDKPVIQHVVEEAIHAGIESLVLVTGRGKSAIENHFDVAYELEDTLSRRGRQDDLREVQAITQLGRFAYVRQGEPLGLGHAVLCAQPTVGNETFALLLGDDVFDEADPALSALIKAHHESRMSVVGVQEVPLEHVSRYGIISAPQGTGCWWKVDRIVEKPTPESAPSRWAVVGRYVLTPRIFHHLLALQPGVGGEYQLTDALAKLAEEGLLAATPIPAKRYDTGNKLDYLKANVEFALKREDLGGEFRAYIKELAGSL; this is translated from the coding sequence ATGAAACCCATACGCAAAGCCGTCATTCCCGTTGCCGGACTCGGCACCCGCTTCCTGCCTGCCACAAAGGCCCAGCCGAAGGAGATGCTGCCCCTGGTGGACAAACCCGTCATCCAACACGTGGTGGAGGAGGCCATCCACGCCGGGATCGAGAGCCTGGTACTGGTGACAGGCAGGGGCAAGAGTGCCATTGAGAATCACTTTGATGTCGCCTACGAGTTGGAGGACACCCTCTCTAGACGGGGTCGCCAGGATGACCTGCGCGAGGTACAGGCCATCACCCAGCTCGGTCGCTTCGCCTATGTCAGACAGGGAGAGCCCCTGGGCCTCGGGCACGCCGTCCTCTGCGCCCAACCCACCGTGGGCAACGAGACCTTCGCCCTCCTGTTGGGCGATGATGTCTTCGATGAGGCCGACCCCGCCCTCAGTGCCCTGATCAAGGCCCACCATGAATCCAGGATGTCTGTGGTCGGCGTGCAGGAGGTCCCTCTCGAGCATGTCTCCCGCTATGGCATCATCAGCGCCCCCCAGGGCACGGGCTGCTGGTGGAAAGTGGACCGGATCGTGGAGAAGCCTACCCCGGAGTCTGCGCCCAGCCGATGGGCCGTGGTGGGCCGTTATGTCCTGACCCCCCGGATCTTCCATCACCTCCTGGCCCTTCAGCCCGGCGTCGGCGGTGAATACCAACTCACCGATGCCTTGGCCAAACTGGCGGAGGAGGGACTCTTGGCCGCCACCCCCATCCCCGCCAAGCGCTATGACACCGGGAACAAACTCGACTACCTGAAGGCCAATGTGGAGTTCGCCCTCAAGCGGGAGGACCTCGGCGGGGAGTTCCGGGCCTATATCAAGGAGCTGGCCGGGTCACTCTGA
- a CDS encoding DUF948 domain-containing protein, with protein sequence MLVTLEIILALAVIVLVGFLVPLLLQLRRTAQAMEDLARTARNDLDHMTQDVHCIRLQTEEMAKVVGETLELPRTLSRTLTGLVQSIPAMFGRREGGSGRLELLLAGFQAAASLFRRRRSAGEKERSHE encoded by the coding sequence ATGTTGGTGACTCTTGAGATCATCTTGGCCCTGGCCGTGATTGTGCTGGTGGGTTTCCTGGTGCCCCTGCTGCTGCAGCTTCGCCGGACTGCGCAGGCCATGGAGGACCTTGCCCGGACAGCGCGGAACGACTTGGACCACATGACCCAGGATGTCCATTGCATCCGTCTCCAGACTGAGGAGATGGCCAAGGTCGTGGGGGAGACCCTGGAGCTTCCCCGGACCCTTTCCCGGACCTTGACGGGCCTGGTCCAGAGCATTCCTGCGATGTTCGGCAGGAGGGAGGGCGGTTCCGGAAGGCTGGAGCTCCTCCTGGCCGGGTTCCAGGCGGCGGCATCGCTGTTCCGGCGGAGGCGATCCGCCGGGGAAAAGGAGAGAAGTCATGAGTGA
- the thrS gene encoding threonine--tRNA ligase, which yields MSIQVRLPDDSVRELRDGATGADLAGSIGPRLLEAALAVKVDGQLRDLKALLPDGAQVAIVTSKDQDALELVRHSTAHLLAQAVRRLFPGTRVGIGPIIEDGFYYDFQVERFFTPEDLEAIEGEMRVIAAEAVPVVREEMSREDAIQRFEALGEPLKVELASEIPAGEVISGYSQGDFYDLCRGPHVPDTSKLKAFKLLNTAAAYWRGDEKNAQLCRIYGTAFHTQKELDEHLKRLEEARARDHRKLGKELGLFSFHPEAPASPFFHPKGTVVYNELVNYMRELYLRQGYDEVITPQALDVSMWKTSGHYEKYQDNMYFTMVDEREYALKPMNCPSHCLIYANGQHSYRDLPIRYADFGRLHRYERSGVTQGLTRVRTFCQDDGHIYCTPEQMRAEMASFFDFIMDVYKTFGFEEVRVALSTRPEKRLGSDEIWDQAEGALAEAMRDAGMAFHINPGEGAFYGPKIEFQVLDALRRPWQLGTLQVDYSMPARFGLTYVKPDGSEGAPVMLHRAILGSLERFMGILIEHCAGAFPTWLAPVQVAILPITDRVQDYAREVREKALALGIRTQLDLRNEKVNAKIREAQLQKVPYMLVIGDREASSGQVSVRHRKEGDLGAQGVDAVLERIVGEIKARMR from the coding sequence ATGTCCATCCAGGTGCGCCTTCCCGATGATTCCGTCAGAGAGCTGAGGGACGGTGCCACCGGTGCCGACCTGGCCGGATCCATCGGGCCCAGGTTGCTGGAGGCCGCCCTTGCGGTCAAGGTGGACGGGCAGCTCCGCGATCTCAAGGCCCTGCTTCCGGATGGCGCGCAGGTGGCCATTGTGACCTCCAAAGACCAGGACGCCCTGGAGCTGGTTCGCCACTCGACCGCCCACCTCCTGGCCCAGGCCGTCCGGCGGCTCTTTCCCGGGACGAGAGTGGGCATCGGCCCCATCATTGAGGATGGCTTCTACTACGACTTCCAGGTGGAGCGCTTCTTCACCCCTGAGGACCTCGAAGCCATCGAAGGGGAGATGCGGGTGATCGCTGCTGAAGCGGTCCCGGTGGTCCGCGAGGAGATGAGCCGGGAGGACGCCATTCAGCGCTTCGAAGCCCTCGGGGAGCCTCTCAAGGTGGAACTTGCCTCCGAGATCCCCGCTGGGGAGGTGATCTCCGGGTACAGCCAGGGGGACTTCTATGACCTCTGCCGGGGACCCCATGTCCCGGACACCTCCAAGCTGAAGGCCTTCAAGCTGCTCAACACCGCTGCCGCATACTGGCGGGGGGATGAGAAGAATGCCCAGCTCTGCCGGATCTATGGTACGGCCTTCCACACCCAGAAGGAATTGGACGAACACCTCAAGCGCCTCGAAGAGGCCCGGGCGCGGGATCACCGCAAGCTGGGCAAGGAGCTGGGTCTCTTCTCCTTCCATCCCGAAGCTCCGGCTTCGCCCTTCTTCCACCCGAAGGGCACCGTGGTCTACAACGAGCTGGTGAACTACATGCGGGAGCTGTACCTCCGGCAGGGCTACGACGAGGTCATCACCCCCCAGGCCCTCGATGTCAGCATGTGGAAGACCTCCGGGCACTACGAGAAGTACCAGGACAACATGTATTTCACGATGGTCGACGAGCGGGAGTACGCCCTCAAGCCCATGAACTGCCCCAGCCACTGCCTGATCTATGCCAATGGTCAGCACAGCTACCGTGACCTCCCCATCCGCTATGCCGACTTCGGGCGCCTGCACCGCTATGAGCGCAGCGGCGTGACCCAGGGGCTCACCCGGGTCCGGACCTTCTGTCAGGACGACGGCCACATCTACTGCACCCCTGAGCAGATGCGGGCCGAGATGGCCTCCTTCTTCGACTTCATCATGGACGTCTACAAGACCTTCGGCTTCGAGGAGGTCCGGGTCGCCCTCTCCACCCGCCCTGAGAAACGCCTGGGGTCCGATGAGATCTGGGATCAGGCCGAGGGGGCTCTGGCTGAGGCCATGCGCGACGCCGGGATGGCCTTCCACATCAATCCAGGAGAGGGTGCCTTCTACGGTCCCAAGATCGAGTTCCAGGTGCTGGACGCCCTCAGGCGGCCCTGGCAGCTGGGCACTCTCCAGGTCGACTACTCCATGCCGGCCCGGTTCGGTCTGACCTATGTGAAGCCTGACGGGTCCGAAGGGGCGCCTGTGATGCTGCACCGTGCCATCCTGGGCAGCCTGGAGCGCTTCATGGGCATCCTGATCGAACACTGCGCGGGCGCCTTCCCGACTTGGCTGGCGCCTGTCCAGGTGGCGATCCTGCCCATCACGGACCGTGTCCAGGACTACGCCCGGGAGGTCCGGGAGAAGGCACTCGCCCTGGGTATCCGGACTCAGCTCGATCTCCGCAACGAGAAGGTGAACGCCAAGATCCGAGAGGCCCAGCTGCAGAAGGTCCCCTACATGCTCGTCATCGGCGACCGGGAAGCCTCCAGTGGGCAGGTTTCCGTCCGCCACCGGAAGGAGGGCGATCTTGGGGCCCAGGGCGTGGATGCGGTGCTGGAGCGGATTGTCGGGGAGATCAAAGCCCGGATGCGATAA
- a CDS encoding heparan-alpha-glucosaminide N-acetyltransferase domain-containing protein produces MASSAVNPAKSRARIHVLDFIRLVALLLMIQGHTLDAFMDPGQLDWSSGRWTLWLHLRGLTAPLFLMVSGAATVLGVRYDPDGRVARAVLHRRMWTAFKVIGIGYLLVFPASRLADLPWLSPEVWQGFFRVNILQLNGVALLVLTGILALVRTRRRYALAGVVMGLSTLFLAPFVYAVDWYRWLPEGLGAYLSFNHGSLFPFFPAAAYMGFGVGLGGLLMEAAPESRARVFRVTCLWAAVAALGLAALLARCGWGGWLPTHDAYKAGHIYALFRLGFALLIFGMLGWLDELRESWVVRGAAYGRQSLFIYVAHLVLIYGLPWTGGLAAARYHSMVPAHAVLYIPLVVGVSFGAMMLWNRIQKSPLHLGRMVQASAVCALLYAVIF; encoded by the coding sequence ATGGCAAGTTCAGCAGTCAATCCGGCCAAGTCCAGAGCCCGGATACATGTTCTCGATTTCATCCGTTTGGTGGCCTTGCTGCTCATGATCCAGGGGCACACCCTGGACGCATTCATGGACCCTGGGCAGCTGGACTGGTCCAGCGGCAGGTGGACCCTCTGGCTTCACCTCAGGGGACTCACCGCGCCTCTCTTTCTGATGGTCTCTGGAGCCGCCACCGTTCTGGGCGTACGCTACGACCCGGACGGGAGGGTGGCAAGGGCTGTGCTGCACCGCAGGATGTGGACGGCTTTCAAGGTGATCGGTATCGGTTATCTTCTGGTCTTCCCGGCCAGCCGGCTTGCCGACCTACCCTGGCTGTCCCCAGAGGTCTGGCAGGGGTTCTTCCGGGTCAACATTCTTCAGCTCAACGGTGTCGCACTCCTCGTCCTCACCGGAATACTGGCCCTGGTCAGGACCCGGCGGCGCTATGCCCTGGCGGGTGTCGTGATGGGACTCAGCACCCTTTTCCTCGCGCCATTCGTCTATGCCGTGGACTGGTACCGCTGGCTGCCGGAGGGACTGGGGGCCTACCTGTCCTTCAATCACGGATCCCTCTTTCCGTTCTTCCCCGCCGCGGCCTATATGGGCTTTGGTGTAGGCCTCGGGGGCTTGCTGATGGAGGCTGCCCCGGAGAGCCGTGCCCGGGTCTTCCGGGTCACCTGCCTGTGGGCGGCTGTCGCTGCTCTTGGGCTCGCAGCGCTGCTCGCCCGGTGCGGTTGGGGGGGCTGGCTGCCCACTCACGATGCCTATAAGGCGGGTCACATCTATGCCCTGTTCCGGCTCGGCTTCGCCCTCCTGATTTTCGGAATGCTCGGCTGGCTGGATGAGCTCCGGGAGTCCTGGGTCGTGCGCGGGGCTGCCTATGGCAGGCAGTCCCTCTTCATTTACGTGGCTCACTTGGTCTTGATCTACGGGCTGCCCTGGACTGGAGGCCTTGCGGCCGCGCGCTACCACAGCATGGTCCCAGCGCACGCTGTGCTGTACATTCCCTTGGTGGTAGGTGTCTCATTCGGTGCCATGATGCTCTGGAACCGGATCCAGAAGTCCCCTCTGCACCTGGGGCGCATGGTGCAGGCCTCGGCGGTGTGCGCCCTGCTTTACGCTGTCATCTTCTGA